ATTCATCATAAcacttgatagtttttgcgactgcacttgaagaaactttcaaagttcttgagattttccaaattgactgaccttcatgtcttgaagtcatgatggactgtcatttctctttgcttattttaccaaatagggatatctcctgtataccaccctaccttgtcacaacacaactgattggctcaaacgcattaagaaggaaagaaattccacacttttaacaaggcacacctattaaatgaaatgcattccaggtgactacctcatgaagctggttgagagaatgccaagaatgtgcaaagctgtcatcaaggcaaaatatgtctactttgaagaatctcaaacataaaatatattttgatttgtttaacacctttttttggttactacatgattccatatgtgttatttcatagttttgatgtcttcactattattctacaatgtagaaaatagtcaaaataaagaaaaaccctggaatgagtaggtgtgtccaaacttttgactggtattgtatgtatttatgtaaaaagaaataaggaccacaatggaaataagtcccagactttattgtccAAACAAtatttgtgtatatatgtacTATTTTAACTGACAAATAAgtcaatcaatgaatcaatccAAACTGTGCAGCGGCCAGTTGATGAACGGAAAGAGACATATGTTACAAAACACAAAGGTTTAATGACATTCTGAGATGTCTTCAATACTGGGTAAGCCTGCTGGGTAGTGAGGGATGTATTTTCTCTTTGTTGAGATTGACAGTCTTTTTATTTTGGTGTTGAAAACGCAAACCATGATTTTGGAGTGCCCAAAGTCTgtatgctttgtttattggttgtgtagTGCATTGGTACAGAAAGCTGTTTGTGGAAAATAAGTTTCAAAtattgtatacagtgcatttggaaagttttcagacccgttgacttttttcacattttgttacgtagttttttcccctcatcaatctacagacaatactccataatgataaagcaaaaacaggtttttcaaaatgtttgctaatttattgttaataaaaaaaactcatcacatttacagaagtattcagactctttactcagtactttgttggagcacctttggcagcaattcttgggtatgacgctacaagcttgtcacacctatatttggagagtttctcccattcttctctgcaggtcctctcaagctctgtcaggttggatggggaacgtcgcgGCAcaattattttcaggtctctccagagatatttgattAGGTTCAAGtctggtctctggctgggccactcaaggacattcagagacttgtcccgaagccactcctgcgttgtcttggctgggtttttagggtcgttgttctgttcgaaggtgaatctttgccccagtctgaggtcttgagctctctagagcaggttttcatcaaggatctctctgtactttactccattcatctttgcctcgatcctgactaatctccctgtccctgctgcaGAAAAacaatccccacagcatgatgctgtcaccaccatgcttcaccgtagggatggtgccaggtttcctccagacatgacacttggcattcaggccaaagagtctttaggtgccttttggcaaagtccaagcAGGCGTCATGTGcctcttactgaggagtggcttctgtctggccactctaccataaaggcctggcggtggagtgctgcagatatggttgtccttctgaaaggttctcgcatctccacagagtaactttagagctctgtcagagtgacctttgggttcttggtcaccaccctgaccaaggcccttctcccttgatttctcagtttggccggttgGCCAGCTCTACAAAGACACTTGGTTGTTCCAAGCTTCTTttatttaagattgatggaggccactgtgttcttggggactttcaatgctgcagacatttttttgtacccttccccagatctgtgcctcgacacaatcctgtctcggagttctacggccaattccttcgacctcatttcttggtttttgctctgacatgcactctcaactgtgggacctaatattgacaggtctgtgcctttccaaatcatgtccgatcaattgaatttaccacaggtggactccaatcaagttgtagaaacatctcaaggatgatcaatggaaacaggatgaagcTGGATAAATTttgagtctaatagcaaagggtctgaatacttttatgtaaataaggtgtttctgtttttaatgtttaatacatttacaaacatttctggggtattgtgtgtagattgctgaggaaaaaaatgatatttaatacattttagaataaggctgtcacgtaacaaaatgtgtaaaaagtcaaggggtctgaatactttctgaaggcactgtataattatAAATGGCATAAAAAAATCTGATTTccccctagctgatcattgtctgcacCAGGCTCTGATtgtagtgtaatgaaacaggcagggagagtgagcttGTCTGTGTTGTTTGACGAACCCTCATCTTTCTGGCCGTAGCCCAGGGTGGCATTGACTGCATGCTGAAGGGTTTAAGTCGATATCCATGTTTATAAACACAGGTTCTCGACAGTTATTGTTCTTTGTGGCCATAAACATTATTTCGAGATAATTCTATGAGGGGCTagggtcatgtgaaaatatttgtAAATTTGGGAAGGGGAgtgcaatttttttttaatgacaccttgagttggacTAGCCACTACCCCCAGCACTTTTTGATCTATCTCTAACTTGCGTTAATGCAATGAATAgaagtctatggtaactgctagcaAGCTAGTCGTTTTTTTCATATGTTCTATTTATATCTAAATCAACCAATAAAATCAAGCAacacttggccatgattacagacacctgtgtgtgttctttcCAAGTATATAAATTAGTGAACctcagtgtttgtcattatacactgatgaagacagcttgtctgtcaaaaAGTTAATTATACAATTATTGCATCCgagctctccttttctttttcaagcatgctagtagataccatagactttcagacattgtgctaacactagttagtattggctcgcaaaactacctctaacttccttcatactggatgcagagacataaaaatggtatctgtGAGTGAGTTCagctgactctggggaagtaaataAAGGGCTATATTGCCAAAATCCCTAAGTATCCCTTTAATAGGTGTATAAGATTCCTAGTTCACTGACTAATAAGACCAAAACATTTTGTTTTGCAGTCAAATGAAAATGGAGATGTCCTCAATCCACTCATAACGGGAGTATTTTTGGAGGTTTGTATCGAATTAATTATCGTACATTGCTGCATATCACATCCTTTTCATTCCgtctgactccaacctaagtgtatgtaaacttccgacttcaactgtatctatgtactgtatgtatctcgTCTTCTTTAGGCTTCAAACAGTGCATCGTACATCCAGGATTCCTTCCAGCTCCTCATGCCTGTATTAGAGGTGTCCCACATTCAAAGTAGTGctgactctaaccaacagtgACCACATCTCTCTGCCAGCTGTGCGAACAAGGGACCCTGACAAAAAGCATTGACATGTCATTGCGGTTTTAAAAATACTTCCTCAgctttattttatatttattttgatGCCTATCTAAAGTGCCACGCCTCAGAAGAAATGTACCTTTGACAAACGGTGTTTACTTGTCGTGAAGTTTTGTAGTGCTGTTGTTGTTCAGCACAGTAGATATACCAATGTACAGTATTTGAGGAGTCTAGAGCTGACATGTTTGAATGACATTGATGTCTGCGTTTCTCATACAAATACTGTGCTTATGTACTGACATTAATTGAGAAATTCTGAATATAGACTTTTCCATGTCTCACAATTACCATGATTCAATGCATTATTCATAACACCAGGACTTCAGGATAACCCCCTTCAGGATAAGTACTTCAGGTGTCTGTATTGCAAATGAATGTGATATTGCTTTGGCACACATGCCTCCCTGTTTATCTTCAGGTGTAATTGTATAACCAGAATATTAGTAATTGAATGATGACAACTATTGTAATTGTATCTTAGTAGGAAAAGTGATTGTGGTCATCTGTGTCTTGGAACTGTATCAGGTTTTCCTTGGACTTTTTGAGCTATTTTACATCAGGTATTTTACGCTTTTCAAATAAAGATAATGTCTTAAACAACATCCTATTAAAGCTTTGCATTGATTATTGTGGCATACCAACGTCCATCCAGTTGAAGATTTTAGGAAATGTGACACAATTTATAAAGCATTTCATTTGTAAAAACTTTTACAAACCAATTAACTCCTGGATAATTAGGAAATTATTGTGCTGAAACCTTGATATATAGGGTCATGACATGAAACCAACCACATTGGCAACTataaagtttttattttatttatttatttcacctttatttaaccaggtaggcaagttgagaacaagttctcatttacaattgcgacctggccaagataaagcaaagcagttcgacacatacaacgacacagagttacacacggagtaaaacaaacatacagtcaataatacagtatacacaagtcaatatacgatgtgagcaaatgaggtgagataagggaggtaaaggcaaaaaaaggccatggtggcaaagtaaatacaatatagcaagtaaaacactggaatggtagatttgcagaggaagaatgtgcaaagtagaaataaaaataatggggtgcaaaggagcaattaaataaatacagtagggaaagaggtagttgtttgggctaaattataggtgggctatgtacaggtgcagtaatctgtgagctgctctgacagttggtgcgtaaagctagtgagggagataagtgtttccagtttcagagatttttgtagttcattccagtcattggcagcagagaactggaaggagaggcagccaaagaaataattggtttttggggatgaccagagagatatagctgctggagcgcgtgctacaggtgggtgatgctatggtgaccagcgagctgagataagggggggactttacctagcagggtcttgtagatgacatggagccagtgggtttggcgacgagtatgaagcgaggtccagccaacgagagcgtacaggtcgcaatggtgggtagtatatggggctttggtgacaaaacggattgcactgtgatagattgcatccaatttgttgagtatggTATTggagtttgctgagtagagtattggaagctattttgtaaatgacatcgccaaagtcgaggattggtaggatggtcagttttacaagggtatgtttggcagcatgagtgaaggatgctttgttgcgaaataggaagccaattctagatttaactttggattggagatgtttgatgtgggtctggaaggagagtttacagtctaaccagacacctaggtatttgtagtcgtccacgtattctaagtcagagccgtccagagtagtgatgttggacaggcgggcaggtgcaggcagcgatcggttgaagagcatgcatttaattttacttgtatttaagagcaattggagggcacggaaggagagttgtatggcattgaagcttgcctggagggttgttaacacagtgtccaaagaagggccagaagtatacagaatggtgtcgtctgcgtagaggtggatcagagactcaccagcagcaagagcgacatcattgatgtacatCATTGAAGTTACACGCTATAGATGTGTAGCAATTTAAGTTTGTATTTCTCTGGGGGGAAACGGGTGGATAACAATGAGGTGGTGTATGCTCCACAGTCCATACTCTATCTACTGGTCAGAGCATCAAGTGAGACGTGAAGGtgagtttaatttttttttttttttactgcgcCTGCCTAGATGTATTTCTATGACTTCCGATAGAGTAAGGAAGCCAACGTTATGCAGCAACgttagcaagggctagcagtAGCCCCAACGGAACAAGATCATACGACGGATCAGGTAGATATTGTTATTTGTGCTTTACACGTTTCATAGTAGCTAGCTAATATAATAATATGTTTAAGTCAAAACAATTCCCAACGTGAGTTGACTAGCCTGGTGGTTTCCAGCTAGCTAGCCATCTTGACGTCACCAATGCTGGCAAactgagctagctagctatcccaATGTAGCTTGGCTACGTGCTGTTATAGCTAACTATGTGTAATAGAAGACTGATTCGAGGTAGCGAACATTTTATTTTAGTTAACTTCCAGTGTGGCTTGCTAGCATTGGCATACAATATTGTTTCCACAGTATCTGGGCTAGTTAACGGCAGCTAATGCTACATGCCATTTGGATGCTAGTTAGCTACTGCATAGCTTGTTGTCCGTCATTTAATTGTTGCTAGGTAACCTTAGCTAGTTCAGTGTTTATACAATCAACTAATTCATTTGCAGAAAACCAACACCGGGGTTGTTTTATCCAGCCAAGTTCGTTTGCTCTTTATCTCGCTGGCATCACACAGGCCAGTCAGGTTTTGATTTAGGCGCCCAGACATGTACACCacatcaccaaaagtatgtggacacctgcttgtcgaacatctcattccaaaatcatgggcattcatatggagttggtccccccccgttgctgctataacagctttccactagatgttggaacattgcagcgtagacttgcttctattcagccgcAAGACCATTAGTGAGGTAGGGCATTGATGTGGGGCTCGCAGTCgaagttccaattcatcccaaaggtgacTGATGggattgtggtcagggctctgcaggccagtcaaattcttccacaccgatctcgacaaaccatttctgtatggacctcgccttGTGCACGTGTTTCATGCGGTAACAGAAAAgagcctttcccaaactgttgccacagttggaagcacagaatcgtctagtatgtcattgtatgctgttgtgttaagatttcccttcactggaactaaggggcctaatcTGAACCATGAAACagcaccagaccattattcctcctccaccaaactttacagttggcactatgcataaTGTTCTCCTGGtgtctgccaaacccagatttgtgaagtgtgattcatcactcaagagaaagcatttccactgctctagagtccaatagcggtgagctttacacaactccagtCGATGCTTGATGcaaggtgatcttaggcttgtgtgtggttgcttggccatggaaacccatttcattaagttccctaggaacagttcttgtgctgaagttgcaaccaaggacagattttttttacatgcttcagcactctgcggtcctgttctgtgaacttgtgttgcctaccactttgcggctgagccgttgttgctcctagacatttcatcttcacaataacagcatttacagttgtccgggcagctctagcagggcagacattttacaaactgacttgttggaaagatggcatcctatgacagtgacGTGTTGAAAGTCACAGTTCTTCAGtacggccattctactgccaatgtttgtctatggagattgcatgtcggtgtgcttgatttttatacacttgtcagcaatgggtgtggttgaaatagctgaatccacacattttgaaggggtgtctacatacttttgtgtctgtgtgtgtgtatagtttgTTAACTCTAGCTACTGCACACAACTTTAACTATCATTTTGCAGTTAATTGATGTTTAGCTGAATGGCATAGATAACGTTCAACCTCTTGAATTTTTTTCAACAGACTGTTCCCTGAAAGTGCTGCAGAATTGTCGGGGTTTTCAGTCCTTTCCTCAACCTGCAAAAATGCCAGCTGCACTGGCAGATACCAGTCAGATTATCTGTGAGGTCTGGGCAAGCAATGTGGATGAGGAAATGAGGAAAATCCGACAGATAATTCAAAGCTACAACTTCATTGCCATGGTAATATATCATGCTAAATGTGCCTTATGCTAACTTTTTCATTGATTCTTAGTAGATCTATGAAGGTTTTGGTATTTATTGCATAAACTTTTTTTTGTCATTAATGATGTCCTTGTTCCAACAGGACACAGAATTCCCCGGAGTGGTGGTTCGACCCATTGGCGAGTTTCGCAGTACGGTAGACTACCAGTACCAACTCTTGAGGTGCAACGTGGACCTTCTGAAAATCATCCAACTGGGACTGTCATTTATGAACGAGGATGGAGACTATCCCCCTGGAACGACGACATGGCAGTTCAATTTCAAATTTAATTTAACGTGGGTCTTAATCCTTGTTATAAAACAGTATAGCCAGTAATGAGATTAAAACTATGCTATGCTTTTGTTTTTGGGGTAGGTTCTGATGCCTCATTAGAAGGCTCTTGAGTAATAGTCTGTTTCACTGTTTGTTCCATTCTGTTCTTTTGTAAACAGAGAGGATATGTACTCCCAGGACTCGATAGACTTACTTCAGAACTCCGGCCTCCAATTCAAAAAGCACGAGGAAGAGGGGATTGACACACTCTACTTTGCTGAGCTCCTGATGACATCCGGTTTAGTGCTGTGTGAAAATGTCAAGTGGCTCTCCTTTCACAGGTAGGGATGTGTTGCGATGTCAGTGGGCCTAGCATTTTTTTCTGGTAAACAGGATaaactctgggccctagtcaTGAACACTCCCAACAGTGCCCTAGTAGTCATTTGCAAAATCAAGTTGTAATGAATCTCCTTGCCGTATTTCTCATTTGCAGCGGGTACGATTTTGGCTACCTGGTGAAGCTATTAACagacactaggctacctgaggaGGAACATGAGTTCTTCCAGATACTCAATCTCTTCTTCCCTGCAATCTATGATGTCAAATATCTGATGAAGAGCTGCAAAAACTTGAAGGTAAAGAGACATTCCTGGTAACTTGCTTATTATGTTATGGTATTTGCAAAACCAATGAACAGACTGTTGGCTGCCAAATGTCTAAACTTtgttagcctgctgagctgaAGCATTAACTTGCATTAGGTAATCAAGCTaagtctcaggcaaggttactccATCACACAAGCATGGCTCATCAAACCACCTCAGTTAGTCAATGCTGGCCTATAGTGAGGTGTCCacctttttaaaaaatattttatttcaccaAAATGTGACTGACATGAAATGTCCTGATTTCCTCTGAGGCAGAGCATATGTCTCCAGTTAGCTGAATGTCAACTGTGTGTTTGTTCAGGGAGGACTCCAGGAGGTAGCTGACCAGCTGGAACTAAAGAGGATCGGGAGACAACACCAGGCCGGTTCGGATTCGCTGCTCACAGGGATGGCCTTCTTTAGGATGAAAGAGGTACCTATTGTCTGTCTTCCATGACAACTAATAGGTGAAAGGACAGATTTAACGTTGTACTTAGTGGTCAGGAAAGAAAAGATTGGGAGGTTTGAGGACTGGCATCTTGGGAGTTACATGAAACAAGTTGTCTTCTTTTGCAGCTTTTCTTTGAAGACAACATTGATGACGCAAAGTATTGTGGGCGATTGTATGGATTGGGCTCTGGGTCCACTCAAAATCAGAACGGCATCTCAAGCTCTTCCCAAGAGGAAACCAACAACAAGCACTGATCGACCGCGAGGCCATCAAGTGGAAGCCGCACTTGTTTTAACCTATCCAGTAGATGTTTATTTTCTCCTCCCACTCCCAGAATACATGAGATTAATTTGTGTCCAGCTTCACCAGCTGCAAAAAGGACATTGGTTACCAGACTCTCCTCTTGAACCCATTTTGTTATGTCCTAGTTGATTTTACTGCAGATTGTCACATTCAAATTCCCTATTGTACCACTATTGAGCCTTTATCACCCAGGACCAGTATTCAGAAACTTTTGTTTATCAGCATTGCAGTAACTCTTTTAAAAGCATGGGACCAGCTCTTGTATTGTACTTCGAATAAGAAGTTTAGCATTTGAAAGTGCTCAACAATTCTCTGCACTGCTTTTCAAAACAAACGTTATTTAAACCCAACTGTAGCTCAAGCCTTGGTATCAATCAGAAAACCAGTTCTTTGTTGGATACATGCTTGTAGGGATCATACCATTTTAAAGTAAAATTTCACTGAAGTTTTAGATGGGTGCAAGGCTGGTCTGAGTATAAATGTGTTAGGGGCACACTGCAGTTCTGTGCAACATTTGCTTTTAATTTGTTCACTGCTCTGTTTAAAAAGATGGTTTGTGGTTGCTATTGTTTTTACAACATGCATTGTTTGAAACAGttgtatattaaaaaaaaatctatt
Above is a window of Oncorhynchus tshawytscha isolate Ot180627B linkage group LG30, Otsh_v2.0, whole genome shotgun sequence DNA encoding:
- the LOC112228553 gene encoding CCR4-NOT transcription complex subunit 8 isoform X1; this translates as MRWCMLHSPYSIYWSEHQVRREDCSLKVLQNCRGFQSFPQPAKMPAALADTSQIICEVWASNVDEEMRKIRQIIQSYNFIAMDTEFPGVVVRPIGEFRSTVDYQYQLLRCNVDLLKIIQLGLSFMNEDGDYPPGTTTWQFNFKFNLTEDMYSQDSIDLLQNSGLQFKKHEEEGIDTLYFAELLMTSGLVLCENVKWLSFHSGYDFGYLVKLLTDTRLPEEEHEFFQILNLFFPAIYDVKYLMKSCKNLKGGLQEVADQLELKRIGRQHQAGSDSLLTGMAFFRMKELFFEDNIDDAKYCGRLYGLGSGSTQNQNGISSSSQEETNNKH
- the LOC112228553 gene encoding CCR4-NOT transcription complex subunit 8 isoform X2, which gives rise to MPAALADTSQIICEVWASNVDEEMRKIRQIIQSYNFIAMDTEFPGVVVRPIGEFRSTVDYQYQLLRCNVDLLKIIQLGLSFMNEDGDYPPGTTTWQFNFKFNLTEDMYSQDSIDLLQNSGLQFKKHEEEGIDTLYFAELLMTSGLVLCENVKWLSFHSGYDFGYLVKLLTDTRLPEEEHEFFQILNLFFPAIYDVKYLMKSCKNLKGGLQEVADQLELKRIGRQHQAGSDSLLTGMAFFRMKELFFEDNIDDAKYCGRLYGLGSGSTQNQNGISSSSQEETNNKH